In the Engystomops pustulosus chromosome 2, aEngPut4.maternal, whole genome shotgun sequence genome, one interval contains:
- the PDZK1 gene encoding Na(+)/H(+) exchange regulatory cofactor NHE-RF3: MALDTKTRECSLTKPDGKGYGFFLRVEQDTPGHLIRSVEKGSTADEVGLKDGDRVIKVNGEFVDDKEHPKVVEMIQASGQSVTLTVLDEESYLISKKNKANPPENKAPAGQVESPKPRLCYVVKDKGSFGFSLKAVKGTIGFYLDALTAGGAALNAGVKQGDRIVEVNGKNVENSSYNELVKLVRDSGDSVMFLLVDKETTDYFQQQKKKITADEATAQLLPSPPRIVELDKGADGYGFYLRQEKNRKGHFIVEIEEKSSAQKVGLKDHDRIVAVNGDSVESFEHEQVVEAIKKGGNKTTLLISNKATDEIYAKAGVSPFLYLKTSKAQTPVKTETPKPAEVPVTKPSTAPAPTPAEVPVTKPSPAPAPTPAPAPATTTTSSTDPKHKPKLCRLTKGSSGFGFNLNAIKDVPGQFIKQVTKGGPADVAGIKEDDFLVEVNGVNVEKAAYEDVVLKIKEAGKNVTLLVASQEAYEYFKAQKIQITSSMADPLPETNSPPPASSNQTAPPSKADPLPQTNNVPPPSSNQTSQPSKARSAPEPVETENTPVVDDPPKDGDDDTAL, encoded by the exons ATGGCCCTGGACACCAAAACGCGTGAGTGCTCATTAACCAAACCGGATGGGAAAGGCTATGGATTCTTCTTACGTGTGGAGCAGGATACACCGGGCCACCTCATCCGCTCGGTGGAAAAAGGGAGCACAGCAGATGAGGTTGGGTTAAAAGATGGAGACCGAGTCATCAAGGTCAACGGAGAATTTGTAGACGACAAAGAACATCCAAAG GTGGTGGAGATGATCCAGGCCAGCGGGCAGTCTGTGACTCTGACCGTCCTGGATGAAGAGTCCTATTTAATTTCCAAGAAAAATAAAGCAAATCCCCCCGAGAATAAAGCACCTGCAGGACAGGTCGAGTCTCCGAAGCCAAGACTCTGCTACGTGGTTAAAGACAAAGGGTCTTTCGGATTCTCTTTAAAGGCAGTAAAAG GTACTATAGGATTTTACCTTGACGCTCTGACTGCTGGTGGCGCGGCGCTTAACGCTGGTGTGAAGCAAGGAGACCGTATTGTTGAAGTAAATGGCAAGAACGTTGAAAATTCCTCCTACAATGAACTTGTCAAGCTG GTGAGAGATTCCGGAGATTCCGTCATGTTCCTCCTGGTGGATAAAGAAACCACTGACTATTTCcaacaacaaaagaaaaaaatcacagcagaTGAGGCGACCGCGCAGCTACTGCCAAGCCCACCCAGGATCGTGGAGCTGGACAAGGGGGCAGATGGTTACGGGTTTTATCTCAGGCAGGAGAAAAATCGTAAAG GTCACTTTATTGTGGAGATAGAAGAAAAAAGTTCAGCGCAAAAAGTTGGCCTCAAGGACCACGACCGCATTGTCGCAGTGAATGGGGACTCTGTGGAAAGCTTTGAACATGAACAGGTGGTGGAGGCCATCAAGAAGGGGGGAAACAAGACCACCCTACTGATCTCCAACAAAGCAACAGATGAAATCTATGCCAAG GCCGGTGTATCTCCATTTTTATACCTAAAAACTTCAAAGGCTCAAACCCCAGTCAAAACAGAAACTCCAAAACCAGCAGAAGTACCAGTTACGAAGCCATCAACTGCACCGGCACCAACTCCAGCAGAAGTACCAGTTACGAAGCCATCACCTGCACCGGCACcaactccagccccagctcctgccACCACCACCACATCTTCTACTGACCCAAAACACAAGCCCAAACTATGCAGACTTACAAAGGGCAGTTCAGGTTTTGGTTTCAACCTCAATGCTATCAAAGATGTTCCAGGGCAATTTATCAAGCAG GTTACTAAGGGTGGTCCCGCAGATGTGGCAGGAATCAAAGAAGATGACTTTTTGGTGGAAGTCAATGGTGTCAACGTAGAGAAGGCGGCTTATGAGGATGTTGTGCTGAAGATCAAAGAAGCAGGAAAGAATGTTACATTATTGGTGGCTTCACAGGAGGCTTATGAGTACTTTAAGGCACAAAAAATCCAAATTACATCATCTATGGCTGACCCTCTACCGGAAACCAACAGTCCTCCTCCAGCAAGCTCCAACCAGACAGCTCCACCTAGCAAAGCTGACCCGCTACCACAAACCAATAATGTGCCTCCTCCAAGCTCAAACCAGACAAGCCAGCCCAGCAAAGCAAGATCGGCACCAGAACCAGTCGAAACG GAAAATACACCGGTGGTGGATGATCCTCCTAAAGATGGTGATGATGACACCGCTCTGTAG